A region of the Sarcophilus harrisii chromosome 3, mSarHar1.11, whole genome shotgun sequence genome:
atcttttttctttggcCCCTTTGGAATTTGTAAGTTTTGTGTTAATAAGTTCAAATGACTTTCCTTATTGCATGTATCTTTTCACAGCTCCATAAACTGTACACTGGTGTACACATCTTTTTATAGCCTCTctaacaattgtcattttcctattttgtaattgACAATCCAATGGGTATGAGGTGAAACCTcagaattatttgttttaattaattatattatttgtaattctaaaatttttcatatattaaaaaaaacttttgattccTCCTTTTAGaactttttatatcctttgacatttgTCCCTTGCAGAAATTTGTTGGTctacattttaaaaggaagttaTTCTTTCTGATCTTTCTAGACCAATAAAATCCCTAATCTcatcaaacaaattttaaaaaaatataatatccttATGTTTGTTTGTTGCTGGCCTCTCAAATGTCTTCTAAGttctgtaattattttgaatgattttttttgtcatttcttgagGAATTCTGTTAGcaatatacagaaaaaaactAATGAGTTTTGTGGATTATTTTACATCTTGTTCCTTTAAGACAATGaaggttttctaagtaaatcatcAGTTTACttacctgcaaaaaaaaaaaaaaaaacgaaagaaaaaaaggagaagaaatatttctctttggctttacttattttctgaatttccttttacTGTAATTGTTATAGttagaatttttaaagttattcaaATAATAGTGATGACAATGGACATACTTGCTTTAAAACTTCTGAATTTATTGgagatatttctctttttttacccattataaataatgttacAACCTTGTTTTAGGTAGatactatttttcttatttaaaaatgatttatttttttaaaggaacttttCCTGCATTGATTAACATCATATtgagatcttaattttttttttcatgcaactTTGTGTAACAAAAAGTTTTGAGGTGTTAATAATAAGTATGATAATGATAGCTAATGGTTTTACAATGCTTCAAGATTGGCAAAGGGCTTTATACATGtaaattcattttatcttcaaacaATCTTATGaaataggcactattattattcttattttatagatgtggacaCGGGGGCATGGTGATATTAAAAGTAATATAttcagttaataagtgtctgaggtaggatttgaacttaggtcttctcaaTTCCAAGTCACATACTCCATTCTCTGTGCCAAATAGTTGCCAGtgttgtttcattttcattactTCTTTTAATGAAATCATCTATTGTTTTTATGGTAGTAATTGTACTATCTATATATTAATGTGAAATTATTTAggtttcaaatcttttctttaccttttactAATTATTGTTCATATTGCATTACATTTAATATTATATGATATCTTTCATactttcatttgtaatttttaaagtcaTACATGGGTAGatatgtggtatagtggataaagcactgaacttggaatcaggaagactcatcttcctgagttcaaatctggtcaaatctagacacttactagctatgtgatccttagTAGTACTACTTCCAATTTAAATGAGAGGCTGATTAGAGCTCATCTTATGTTATAAACAACAGAAGACAGACTAAGCCAATCCAGATaatgaatcaattaaaaatttatatgTTAGAAGCTTATATAGTTTCCATTTGTGAAGGAGACTTATGTATATAGGAGTGATTTGTTAAGATTTGCTTCCAGAGTTGTAGTATGGCAAAGGCATCAGGATAAATGCCTCCAAAGACCCAACTTGGTTATTCATTCCCATCTTTGTGTCCTGGGCTGATGGCCAGAGCATCTGTCCTACACAGATACTTTGCCATTTTGTATCGAATCTCCTTCATCTTAATTCCATAGATAATAGGGTTGAATAATGAGGGCATAAGTAGGTATAGATTAGCAAGTAAGATATGTGCATGAGGAGGGATAATGGGGCCCATGCGGTGGGTTATAGAGGAGAAAAGTGCAGGCACATAAGTAATGAGAATTACAAAGAAGTGAGCTGAGCAGGTATTGAGTGCCTTTAGAATGGCATCTCGGGAAGATAGGCGCAACACAGCATGTAGAATCAGTATATAGGAGACTCCAATAAGCAGGAGGTCAAAACCTATCACCAGGAGGATTACAAACAATCCATAAATACGGTTGGGCTTGGTATGACTACAAGCCATCTTCACAATAGCCATGTGGTCACAGTAGGTATGAGGAATGACTGCCCTGCAGAAGGACAGCCTCTGGAGCAGTAATGGCATTGGCAAGATGAGAACCATTCCTTTTGCAAGGGCTGTCAGTGCTAACTGTCCTGCCACAGTGTAGTTCAGTATGGTATTGTAACGGAGTGGTTCACAAACTGCCACATAACGGTCAAAGGCCATTGCCACAAGGAGGGCAGAACGTACTACAGATGTACAATGGATGAAGAACATCTGAGCAAAGCATCCTTTAATGCTAATGTCATGGGCACCAAACCAGAAGAGGCAAAGGAGCTTGGGGAGCACAGCCAAGGTAGATACCAAGTCAGACACCATCAGCAAAGCCAGAAGAAAGTACATGGGTGTTTGAAGGGAAGACTCTGTTGCTACCAGAAAAAGAATGCTACCATTGCCCATGAGGATGACAATAAACATGGTTGAGAAGGGTATGGAGAGCCATAAATGCTGGGCCTCTAGACCAGGGATTCCCAACAATGTGAAGGTCGTAgcaccagaatggttggagatCAGCATGCTAGGATGTATTAGTAAGTATTAATAGTACTGCAGTCACTTCTGTGTGGAGTCATAGAAGActggtggttgttgtttgttcCTGAAGTGGGataaaaaagaaggaggaaatatGGACCCTGCTTTCAAGGATATCCTGGTCCTTTGGAGGAGATACGATTCAAAACTCAGGGAGATCTATGTGTGTTAGGGGAGATGTTATTCTCTTGTGGAGCCCTTAACTTGCTGAGGGAGATATGCCATTAATGAACTTACTTCAGGTATTCCCTGTTATATAAGAACAAAAATTGCCTATACATGGAGGATGTTCCCAGTCTGAGTAGGGTGACAG
Encoded here:
- the LOC100917945 gene encoding putative olfactory receptor 52P1, with the protein product MLISNHSGATTFTLLGIPGLEAQHLWLSIPFSTMFIVILMGNGSILFLVATESSLQTPMYFLLALLMVSDLVSTLAVLPKLLCLFWFGAHDISIKGCFAQMFFIHCTSVVRSALLVAMAFDRYVAVCEPLRYNTILNYTVAGQLALTALAKGMVLILPMPLLLQRLSFCRAVIPHTYCDHMAIVKMACSHTKPNRIYGLFVILLVIGFDLLLIGVSYILILHAVLRLSSRDAILKALNTCSAHFFVILITYVPALFSSITHRMGPIIPPHAHILLANLYLLMPSLFNPIIYGIKMKEIRYKMAKYLCRTDALAISPGHKDGNE